CTCTGGATAATAAAAAGAAAAACGCACCAGTCTTATAACTAACCGTTCCAAAACGTTGCTCTAAGTATTGGTAAATAGAGGTGACATTTAATTTGTAATACAATGGTAAAAGCACTAGAAGCACGATTAAATACCCAACAAAAAAACCAAACACACCTTGCATATAGGCAAACTGTTGTCCTTCAATCAAACCGGGAACCGATATAAATGTCACACCAGAAAGTGACGCACCAATCATCCCAAACGCAACAACATACCAAGGCGATTGCTTTTTGCCTTTAAAAAACACATCGTTAGAGTCGTCTTTTCCTGTAAAATATGAGATTAAAATTAGCACACCAAAATAGGCTGCTATTAATAATAGGATCTGTATAGAAGTCATAGTCGTTATTTAACAAAGGCAAAATACAAAATTAGTCATTAGCTAAAAGCACATAAGGTCATAAGTATTTAAAGTTAACCGGAAAATGGAGGAGAGGGCAACGGTTAAATTTGCAGTAAGACATTTTTAAATAAGATTACGGTAGTCATAAATAAGGCACAATAAATAGGGGTTGTGTCATGAGTTTAATGGACAGTAAAAAGAGGCTCCACATAGCAAGCGTTTTGTTAAAACAACTTTAACACTATTAAGATTTAAAATAAATTCGGAAAGTAACCGCAAAAGACTAATTTTGCAACTTATGGAATTTTCTTCAAAACTTCTTGAAAACGCAGTAAATGAAATCTCGCAATTGCCAGGTATTGGTAAGCGTACAGCTTTGCGTTTAGCCTTGCATTTATTACGTCAACCTAAGGAACATACCCATGGTTTAAGTCAGGCCTTGAATACTATGGTTAACGATTTAAAACTCTGCGCTTCCTGTAATAATATTAGTGATAACGAGTTGTGTGATATTTGCTCAAATCCATTGCGTAAAGCAGATGTTATTTGCGTAGTCGAAGATATTAGAGATGTTATGGCTATAGAAAACACGGCATCACATAAAGGATTATACCATGTTTTAGGAGGTAAAATATCGCCAATGGATGGTATTGGACCACACGACTTAAATATTACGAGTTTAGTTGAAAAAGTAAAATTAGGACATATTAAAGAGCTGATTTTTGCTTTAAGTCCAACGATGGAAGGCGACACGACTAACTTTTATATCTATAAACAAATTAAAGCGTTTAGTATCGAAACGTCTACTATAGCCAGAGGAATTTCGGTTGGAGATGAATTGGAGTATGCGGATGAAATTACTTTAGGACGTAGTATATTAAATAGAATTCCATTTGAATCTTCATTAAAATTATAACTAACAATGAAGCTCTCTATTATTATCTTAAATTACAATGTGCGCTATTTTTTAGAGTTGTGCTTGCAGAGTGTAGAAGCTGCAATTACAAATCTAGAAGCGGAGGTTATTGTGGTGGATAACAACTCTAAAGATGGTAGTTGTGCCATGATAAAGGATAAATTCCCGAATGTAATATTGATTGAAAATACAACTAATTTTGGGTTTTCAAAAGGTAATAATATTGGTGTGGCTCGTGCAAAAGGGGAGTATCTATGTATACTCAATCCTGATACTGTAGTGCCAGAAGATTGTTTTCAAGAGCTATTCGAGTTTTCTAAAATTAAAAATGATTTAGGGCTCTTTGCTTGTCGATTAGTCGATGGTAAAGGTGCTTTTTTACCTGAAAGTAAACGACAAATTCCGACACCAGGAGTCGCTATTAAAAAGGTCTTTGGTTTTGATAAATCGTATTATGTGTCGGATTTAAAATTAAATTCTACTGGTATTGTTCCTATTTTGGTCGGTGCTTTTATGATGGTTAAAAAAGAGGTATACCAAAACGTTGGTGGATTTGACGAAGACTATTTTATGTATGGAGAAGATATTGATTTATCCTATAAAATTGTAAAATCCGGATTTGATAATATGTATTACGGTCCCATAAAAGTGATTCATTTTAAAGGAGAAAGTACATTAAAAAATAAGGAGTATGCTACTAGGTTTTATGGAGCGATGCAGGTTTTTTACAAAAAGCATTTTAAACGTAATCTAGCCTTTGATACCATAGTTTGGTTAGGTGTTAACGTTGCTAAGCATTTTAATAATAGCGCTTTCGCGGAAAAGCAGCCTGTTTTAAACTATACGTTAGTTTCAGATAAAAGCTATCCAGATCTAGAAAATAAATTACCCAATACATTACATCAGGTTTCAGAAGTATCAAAAATTGAAGCAAATACTCAGGTTGTTTTAGATGCTAACTATTTAAGTTTCAAAACAATTATTGATACTGTAATAAATTCTGAAAAAAATAAAAATATTAGCTTTAGAATTCTTCCAAAAAACTCTAATTTTATGGTCGGAAGTGATTCGTCAAAAAGTAGAGGCGAAGTGCTTCACTTTAAAGCGCTTGTAAAATGATGATGAATAAGTAGCAAAAGCTCTTATTTTTTATTAATTTTGCAATTCAACACATTAAAAAGACTACTAAATTATTAATATGGCAAGATTTGAACTTAAGTTACCTAAAATGGGAGAAAGCGTTGCAGAAGCGACACTAACCTCATGGTTGAAAGAAGTTGGAGATACTATTGAAGCAGATGAAGCAGTTTTAGAAATTGCAACGGATAAAGTCGATAGTGAAGTACCAAGTGAAGTTGATGGCGTTTTAGTTGAAAAACTATTTAACGTGGATGATGTTGTACAAGTTGGTCAAACCATAGCAATAATTGAAACGGATGGTGATGCAGGTACAACTACCGAAGCACCTAAGACTGAGGCTAAACCTAAAGCAGAAGTTGCAGCTCAAGAAGTGTCTAAAACGGTTGTTGCAGCA
This portion of the Olleya sp. Bg11-27 genome encodes:
- the recR gene encoding recombination mediator RecR, with the translated sequence MEFSSKLLENAVNEISQLPGIGKRTALRLALHLLRQPKEHTHGLSQALNTMVNDLKLCASCNNISDNELCDICSNPLRKADVICVVEDIRDVMAIENTASHKGLYHVLGGKISPMDGIGPHDLNITSLVEKVKLGHIKELIFALSPTMEGDTTNFYIYKQIKAFSIETSTIARGISVGDELEYADEITLGRSILNRIPFESSLKL
- a CDS encoding glycosyltransferase family 2 protein — translated: MKLSIIILNYNVRYFLELCLQSVEAAITNLEAEVIVVDNNSKDGSCAMIKDKFPNVILIENTTNFGFSKGNNIGVARAKGEYLCILNPDTVVPEDCFQELFEFSKIKNDLGLFACRLVDGKGAFLPESKRQIPTPGVAIKKVFGFDKSYYVSDLKLNSTGIVPILVGAFMMVKKEVYQNVGGFDEDYFMYGEDIDLSYKIVKSGFDNMYYGPIKVIHFKGESTLKNKEYATRFYGAMQVFYKKHFKRNLAFDTIVWLGVNVAKHFNNSAFAEKQPVLNYTLVSDKSYPDLENKLPNTLHQVSEVSKIEANTQVVLDANYLSFKTIIDTVINSEKNKNISFRILPKNSNFMVGSDSSKSRGEVLHFKALVK